In the genome of Kitasatospora cathayae, one region contains:
- a CDS encoding sugar phosphate isomerase/epimerase family protein, giving the protein MTSGPLIGLAGWRLPGDHFDAVELTHRAGVGGLQLDLGGPGRGPWLDAAGTVDRIRDDCARHRLRPLAVAGNTLNDIGLHAPPGSQDALRARRVLIRVLDTAHALGAPLAFVPSFRRSAITDRPALERTAAVLAWAAAEAQARGLLLANENDLDPRCARLLVEQVAAAPFRLLLDTYNPRVAGVDAVALIEATHPWIAPQIHLKDGTDGVVARDLLGDGDGPVREALAALTAHGFTPEALVLENDYRDGDLARLALDIARARTHLPRTR; this is encoded by the coding sequence GTGACGTCCGGCCCCCTCATCGGACTGGCCGGCTGGCGGCTGCCCGGGGACCACTTCGACGCCGTCGAACTGACCCACCGGGCGGGCGTCGGCGGCCTCCAGCTCGACCTCGGCGGCCCCGGCCGGGGGCCCTGGCTCGACGCGGCGGGCACCGTCGACCGGATCCGGGACGACTGCGCCCGGCACCGGCTGCGACCGCTCGCCGTCGCGGGCAACACCCTCAACGACATCGGCCTGCACGCGCCGCCGGGCAGCCAGGACGCGCTGCGCGCCCGCCGCGTCCTGATCCGGGTGCTCGACACCGCCCACGCCCTCGGCGCCCCACTGGCCTTCGTCCCCAGCTTCCGCCGCAGCGCCATCACCGACCGGCCGGCCCTCGAGCGGACCGCCGCCGTGCTGGCCTGGGCGGCGGCCGAGGCGCAGGCCCGCGGACTGCTGCTGGCCAACGAGAACGACCTGGACCCGCGGTGCGCCCGCCTCCTGGTCGAGCAGGTGGCGGCAGCCCCGTTCCGGCTGCTGCTGGACACCTACAACCCACGGGTGGCCGGCGTCGACGCGGTCGCCCTGATCGAGGCGACCCACCCCTGGATCGCCCCCCAGATCCACCTCAAGGACGGCACCGACGGCGTCGTCGCCCGGGACCTCCTCGGCGACGGGGACGGCCCGGTCCGGGAGGCCCTCGCCGCCCTCACCGCCCACGGGTTCACGCCCGAGGCGCTGGTCCTGGAGAACGACTACCGCGACGGCGACCTCGCCCGCCTCGCCCTCGACATCGCACGCGCCCGAACCCACCTGCCCCGCACCCGCTGA
- a CDS encoding SDR family NAD(P)-dependent oxidoreductase: MTESSRRRALVVGGSTGIGRGIADAWTEEGLDVTVLSRSQPTGPGAERLRWAATDLTDTDRVAENLSLAAAEPLHAVCYSAVHYGDRRTLFRECTEAEWRRQLDVNLHGLWLTLSWTVPALRRPDAPGVFLGVSSEVVYNAGPGRSGYAATKAGAAALLDSVAQEETPELPGTEALRIVQALPAGMVDTPGIRRRRPADFDYGTYMRPASFAPLARELAATAGAGLHGAHLVVDGAGAWYPVSERLPVSQSRRIPSGTAS, from the coding sequence ATGACCGAGTCAAGCCGCCGCCGCGCCCTGGTGGTCGGCGGGTCCACCGGCATCGGCCGCGGCATCGCGGACGCGTGGACCGAAGAGGGGCTCGACGTCACGGTGCTCAGCCGCTCCCAGCCGACCGGGCCCGGCGCCGAACGGCTGCGCTGGGCGGCCACCGACCTCACGGACACCGACCGGGTCGCCGAGAACCTCTCGCTCGCCGCCGCCGAACCGCTGCACGCGGTCTGCTACTCGGCGGTCCACTACGGCGACCGGCGCACCCTCTTCCGGGAGTGCACCGAGGCGGAGTGGCGCCGCCAGCTCGACGTCAACCTCCACGGCCTCTGGCTGACCCTCTCCTGGACCGTCCCGGCCCTGCGCCGCCCCGACGCCCCCGGTGTCTTCCTCGGCGTCTCCTCCGAGGTGGTCTACAACGCCGGGCCCGGACGCTCCGGCTACGCCGCCACCAAGGCCGGCGCCGCCGCCCTGCTGGACTCCGTCGCCCAGGAGGAGACCCCCGAGCTGCCCGGCACCGAGGCCCTGCGCATCGTCCAGGCCCTGCCGGCCGGCATGGTCGACACCCCCGGGATCCGGCGCAGGCGCCCGGCGGACTTCGACTACGGCACCTACATGCGCCCGGCGAGCTTCGCCCCGCTGGCCCGGGAACTCGCGGCGACCGCCGGAGCCGGACTGCACGGCGCCCACCTGGTGGTCGACGGCGCGGGCGCCTGGTACCCGGTGAGCGAGCGGCTGCCGGTGTCCCAGAGCCGCCGGATCCCCTCCGGAACGGCCTCGTGA
- a CDS encoding alcohol dehydrogenase catalytic domain-containing protein produces MSTARTSTADPTTAAGIPTHRALVREPGGVRLRLRPTPQPAPGELLVATQVAGLCGTDIQMLRGLRDDPAPVIGHEGIARVVAAGPGVPDALRRPGTPVVVNPTHASDPSFLLGHNVDGLLQERTLVPATAVRDGLVVPLEREPDAVLGALIEPLAAVRYALALLATSRPRTLVVYGEGTIGQLAVRAARHRLGDGVRVLLVHHTPAGLAWSARRAVSGVESTLGSVPPLGPEPVAALLATPRDGTPDALAAALRLGGGELTVDLFGGLPPGAADPLLPGVDLSAVRAANCAGQPVPYAFTTADTTDGRRVRLTGHRGVGNHHLAEAAAELCRYPDTYRDLVTHVVGPSEAARIMTDLSTGPGRTVAGSRLVKLAVRFAPAPPEPLESP; encoded by the coding sequence ATGAGCACGGCCCGCACGAGCACGGCCGACCCGACCACCGCAGCAGGCATCCCCACCCACCGAGCCCTGGTCCGGGAACCCGGCGGCGTACGGCTGCGCCTGCGCCCCACCCCGCAGCCCGCTCCCGGCGAACTGCTGGTGGCCACCCAGGTCGCCGGCCTGTGCGGCACGGACATCCAGATGCTGCGCGGGCTGCGCGACGACCCGGCGCCGGTGATCGGCCACGAGGGCATCGCCCGGGTGGTCGCCGCCGGGCCGGGCGTCCCCGACGCCCTGCGCCGCCCGGGCACCCCGGTGGTGGTCAACCCGACCCACGCGTCGGACCCGTCCTTCCTGCTCGGCCACAACGTCGACGGCCTGCTGCAGGAACGCACCCTCGTCCCCGCCACGGCCGTCCGGGACGGCCTGGTCGTCCCGCTGGAGCGGGAACCCGACGCCGTGCTCGGCGCCCTGATCGAGCCGCTGGCCGCCGTCCGGTACGCGCTCGCCCTGCTGGCCACCTCCCGCCCCCGCACCCTGGTGGTGTACGGCGAGGGGACGATCGGGCAGCTCGCCGTCCGGGCCGCCCGGCACCGGCTCGGCGACGGCGTGCGCGTCCTGCTCGTCCACCACACCCCCGCCGGACTGGCCTGGAGCGCCCGACGAGCCGTCTCCGGCGTCGAGTCGACGCTCGGAAGCGTTCCGCCACTCGGCCCGGAACCGGTCGCGGCCCTGCTCGCGACCCCGCGTGACGGCACCCCGGACGCGCTCGCCGCCGCCCTGCGGCTCGGCGGCGGCGAGCTGACCGTCGACCTGTTCGGCGGCCTGCCGCCGGGCGCCGCCGACCCGCTGCTGCCCGGCGTCGACCTATCCGCCGTCCGGGCCGCCAACTGCGCCGGGCAGCCCGTCCCGTACGCCTTCACCACGGCGGACACCACCGACGGCCGACGCGTCCGGCTGACCGGCCACCGCGGCGTGGGCAACCACCACCTCGCCGAGGCGGCGGCCGAGTTGTGCCGGTACCCGGACACCTACCGCGACCTGGTCACCCACGTGGTCGGGCCGTCGGAAGCCGCCCGGATCATGACCGACCTGTCGACCGGCCCCGGCCGGACCGTCGCCGGGAGCCGACTCGTCAAACTCGCGGTGCGCTTCGCCCCCGCGCCGCCCGAACCCCTGGAGTCTCCATGA
- a CDS encoding ROK family protein gives MSGGSVTAITVFDVGGTHVRRATWLRQGQLRDRSSRPSPSFKRFPAATVAELQDMMVRELCEAVPRTPEPVVGISFGAALDHRTGLVYASAPLWGEHSEPYDLRAALTARRGDVRWHIVNDVTAALLHAAAATDRSRHRKVLLATISSGIACRVIDQRQRRIPVDGCGLQGEIGHLPVHAELAGRPIELDCDCGKPGHLAAYASGPGIARMADALAGREPARWAVSGLGRPTADGTGFESALRRALDASDDLAGELLDAVTAPVAAVLRTALCLDPELDEVVLTGGVVHGLGHHYRRALMGHLTRQGLYLTSERSPDWLEQRITVTGPGEADSLAGAGIAASAGGPA, from the coding sequence ATGAGTGGCGGTTCGGTCACGGCCATCACCGTCTTCGACGTCGGCGGAACCCACGTCCGCCGGGCGACCTGGCTGCGCCAGGGGCAGTTACGGGACCGCAGCTCGCGCCCCTCCCCCAGTTTCAAGCGCTTCCCCGCCGCCACCGTCGCCGAGCTCCAGGACATGATGGTCCGGGAGCTGTGCGAGGCCGTACCGCGGACCCCGGAGCCCGTCGTCGGCATCTCCTTCGGCGCCGCCCTCGACCACCGCACCGGCCTCGTCTACGCCTCCGCCCCGCTGTGGGGCGAGCACAGCGAGCCCTACGACCTGCGGGCGGCGCTCACCGCCCGGCGGGGCGACGTCCGGTGGCACATCGTCAACGACGTCACCGCCGCACTGCTGCACGCCGCCGCGGCCACCGACCGCAGCCGCCACCGCAAGGTCCTGCTGGCCACCATCAGCTCGGGCATCGCCTGCCGGGTCATCGACCAGCGGCAACGCCGGATCCCGGTCGACGGCTGCGGACTCCAGGGCGAGATCGGCCACCTGCCGGTCCACGCCGAGCTCGCCGGACGGCCGATCGAGCTGGACTGCGACTGCGGCAAGCCCGGCCACCTGGCCGCCTACGCCTCCGGCCCGGGCATCGCCCGGATGGCGGACGCCCTCGCCGGGCGGGAACCGGCCCGCTGGGCGGTCTCCGGGCTCGGCCGGCCGACGGCCGACGGCACCGGCTTCGAGTCCGCGCTGCGCCGCGCCCTGGACGCCTCGGACGACCTCGCCGGTGAGCTGCTCGACGCGGTCACCGCCCCCGTCGCGGCCGTCCTGCGCACCGCGCTCTGCCTCGACCCCGAACTGGACGAGGTGGTGCTGACCGGCGGCGTCGTCCACGGCCTCGGCCACCACTACCGGCGCGCCCTGATGGGACACCTCACCCGGCAGGGCCTCTACCTGACCAGCGAGCGCAGCCCCGACTGGCTGGAGCAGCGGATCACCGTCACCGGCCCCGGGGAGGCCGACAGCCTGGCCGGCGCCGGAATCGCGGCCAGCGCCGGGGGGCCGGCATGA
- a CDS encoding sedoheptulose 7-phosphate cyclase, whose product MSGTTLPRPTGLNPVADLPKPPGLHWNVRAEQPVAYSVSMVRGLLDLDNPTLARACGGGHGRPVRCLLAIDSVVDTLYRDRFTQYFDQWRIDATWLVVQGDEDAKSLEQAVHVTEAMSRMGILRRAEKVVAVGGGVVLDIVGFAASMYRRGVPYVRVPTTLVGQIDAGIGVKTGVNHGHHKNRLGAYFAPETALIDPHFLRTIDPRHVANGIAEIIKMALVKDAVLFDLLEATVGAITPDTLGGCGSAVSEVLSRAISGMLDELEPNLWEQVLERSVDYGHTFSPSLELRADPPLLHGEAVAVDMAICLALAHLRGHLAEPDTDRALRLLQGFQLPIAHPIFTQELLEEALSDAVKHRDGLQRVPLTRGIGSVVFADDLTPDELGRALEFIGAWTAGARAELVGATA is encoded by the coding sequence ATGTCTGGAACCACACTCCCCCGCCCGACCGGCCTCAACCCGGTCGCCGATCTCCCCAAGCCGCCCGGGCTGCACTGGAACGTCCGGGCCGAACAACCCGTCGCCTACAGCGTCAGCATGGTGCGCGGGCTGCTGGACCTCGACAACCCCACCCTCGCCCGCGCCTGCGGCGGCGGCCACGGCCGCCCCGTCCGCTGCCTGCTGGCGATCGACTCCGTCGTCGACACGCTCTACCGCGACCGCTTCACCCAGTACTTCGACCAGTGGCGGATCGACGCGACCTGGCTCGTCGTCCAGGGCGACGAGGACGCCAAGTCCCTGGAGCAGGCCGTCCACGTCACCGAGGCGATGTCCCGGATGGGCATCCTGCGCCGCGCCGAGAAGGTCGTCGCCGTCGGCGGCGGCGTGGTCCTGGACATCGTCGGCTTCGCGGCGAGCATGTACCGCCGCGGCGTGCCCTACGTCCGCGTCCCCACCACGCTGGTCGGCCAGATCGACGCCGGGATCGGCGTGAAGACCGGGGTCAACCACGGCCACCACAAGAACCGCCTGGGCGCCTACTTCGCACCCGAAACCGCCCTGATCGACCCGCACTTCCTGCGCACCATCGACCCCCGGCACGTCGCCAACGGCATCGCCGAGATCATCAAGATGGCACTGGTCAAGGACGCCGTCCTGTTCGACCTGCTGGAGGCGACCGTCGGCGCCATCACTCCCGACACCCTGGGCGGCTGCGGCTCCGCGGTCAGCGAGGTGCTCTCCCGGGCGATCTCCGGCATGCTCGACGAGCTGGAGCCCAACCTCTGGGAGCAGGTGCTGGAACGTTCCGTCGACTACGGCCACACCTTCAGCCCCTCCCTGGAACTGCGCGCCGACCCGCCGCTGCTGCACGGCGAGGCCGTCGCCGTCGACATGGCCATCTGCCTCGCCCTCGCCCACCTGCGCGGACACCTCGCCGAGCCGGACACCGACCGGGCCCTCAGGCTGCTCCAGGGATTCCAACTCCCCATCGCCCACCCGATCTTCACCCAGGAGCTGCTGGAGGAGGCGCTCTCCGACGCGGTCAAGCACCGCGACGGCCTGCAGCGCGTCCCGCTCACCCGGGGCATCGGCTCCGTCGTCTTCGCCGACGACCTCACCCCGGATGAGCTCGGCCGGGCCCTGGAGTTCATCGGCGCCTGGACGGCGGGAGCGCGCGCCGAACTCGTGGGCGCGACGGCATGA
- a CDS encoding MarR family winged helix-turn-helix transcriptional regulator, producing METWGPGSGRDEIAIWRQLTRLMEQVNATAGRRLTRSHGVSMNELLLLLSLTERRDGTLRMSDLVKTLGANQPAVSRMVARLEDAEWVVRRSAVDDKRGVDVRVTEAGRQLAGMAEQTLRKALAEALDTAALTDSTASLVARLRYAPAVPMD from the coding sequence ATGGAGACATGGGGACCGGGGAGCGGGCGGGACGAGATCGCCATCTGGCGACAACTCACCCGACTGATGGAGCAGGTCAACGCGACCGCGGGCCGGCGGCTGACCCGCAGCCACGGGGTCTCCATGAACGAGCTGCTGCTCCTGCTCTCGCTGACCGAGCGACGGGACGGCACGCTGCGGATGTCGGACCTGGTCAAGACACTCGGCGCCAATCAGCCCGCGGTCAGCCGGATGGTCGCCCGCCTCGAGGACGCCGAGTGGGTGGTGCGGCGCAGCGCCGTCGACGACAAGCGCGGGGTGGACGTGCGGGTCACCGAGGCCGGCCGGCAGCTGGCGGGGATGGCGGAGCAGACCCTGCGCAAGGCCCTGGCGGAGGCCCTGGACACCGCCGCCCTGACCGACTCCACCGCCTCGCTGGTCGCCCGGCTGCGGTACGCGCCCGCGGTGCCGATGGACTGA
- a CDS encoding MFS transporter has protein sequence MPLPLLALMLGVFCVGTAEVVIAGILPEMSADLAVSIPTAGLLVTGYALGVTIGGPIITLLTTKWFRKGLLLTLMGVFIVGNVIAVLAPNYPTLMAARVFTSLSHGTFAAVAWHVAALMSPPDKQATAMAKIALGFNFANVLGSPIGTFIGQHFGWRATFGYVTAFAVLCLLLIVKFVPGALSTESDEGGEGGLSLREQMKVFRKGSLQLSMLITVLAQGAVFTTSTYLAPLLRDIGHFAPAMVGILLIVFGIGSVLGNILGGKAADANVMRGVLRAQSALLIALLVFWFAAPHQVPAAIALFLFGAAGFSIIPALQARILSVAAAAPALALSANVSAFNLGNGLGAWLGGATIDLGYDVRAVTLTAAIATAIALVLTVAMWARGRRELPEPAAAAALDDANTADAALARKS, from the coding sequence ATGCCACTGCCCCTTCTGGCCCTGATGCTCGGGGTGTTCTGCGTGGGCACCGCCGAGGTCGTCATCGCGGGGATCCTGCCCGAGATGTCGGCCGACCTGGCCGTGTCCATCCCGACCGCCGGCCTGCTGGTCACCGGCTACGCGCTGGGGGTGACCATCGGAGGCCCGATCATCACCCTGCTGACCACCAAATGGTTCCGCAAGGGGCTGCTGCTCACCCTGATGGGCGTCTTCATCGTGGGCAACGTCATCGCCGTGCTCGCCCCCAACTACCCGACCCTGATGGCCGCGCGCGTCTTCACCTCGCTCAGCCACGGCACCTTCGCGGCCGTCGCCTGGCACGTCGCCGCGCTGATGTCCCCGCCGGACAAGCAGGCCACCGCCATGGCCAAGATCGCGCTCGGCTTCAACTTCGCCAACGTGCTCGGCTCCCCGATCGGCACCTTCATCGGACAGCACTTCGGCTGGCGCGCCACCTTCGGCTACGTCACGGCCTTCGCCGTGCTGTGCCTGCTCCTCATCGTCAAGTTCGTGCCCGGCGCGCTGTCCACCGAGAGCGACGAGGGCGGGGAGGGCGGCCTCTCGCTGCGCGAACAGATGAAGGTGTTCCGCAAGGGAAGCCTGCAACTCTCCATGCTGATCACCGTGCTGGCCCAGGGCGCCGTCTTCACCACCTCCACCTACCTGGCGCCGCTGCTGCGTGACATCGGCCACTTCGCGCCCGCGATGGTCGGCATCCTGCTCATCGTCTTCGGCATCGGCTCGGTCCTCGGCAACATCCTGGGCGGCAAGGCCGCCGATGCCAACGTGATGCGCGGGGTGCTGCGCGCCCAGAGCGCCCTGCTGATCGCGCTGCTGGTGTTCTGGTTCGCCGCGCCCCACCAGGTCCCCGCCGCGATCGCGCTGTTCCTGTTCGGTGCCGCGGGCTTCTCCATCATCCCGGCGCTGCAGGCGCGGATCCTCTCGGTGGCCGCCGCCGCGCCGGCCCTCGCGCTCTCGGCCAACGTGTCCGCCTTCAACCTGGGCAACGGGCTCGGCGCCTGGCTCGGCGGGGCGACCATCGACCTCGGCTACGACGTCCGGGCCGTCACCCTGACCGCCGCCATCGCCACCGCGATCGCCCTGGTCCTCACGGTGGCGATGTGGGCCCGCGGCCGCCGCGAGCTGCCGGAGCCGGCCGCCGCCGCGGCGCTCGACGACGCGAACACCGCCGACGCCGCGCTCGCCCGGAAGTCGTAA
- a CDS encoding transposase, with protein sequence MPIGPRGGTVLDELSEVLFAPLPRSDQRAKGALYLRGLIAAQGRKSIRNIAAQVGGPELAQSLHHFIASSTWDWEPVSRALQRHADNELRFTAWVVRAAPVPRKGRCAIGLWGVASEITVPVRWHLLPIGEEPAGCVATAARVCDPSTIGPRPVVLDLPGLDLRPVFDCYARVGAPVLSAVPACLPVLHQGTGRGGRSLPASRVLQLHRMLRRPVEWTDPATGAVRRSLVGGVQVEWAGYPLLLLGEWDGRREQPVQCWLTNLTATPLAVLLRLAKFPQRVERDFAGSASHVGALDDYEGRGSDGWHRHMTLAAAAHVAQVVAAARARVRPWTHCMVSMERMGRSF encoded by the coding sequence GTGCCGATCGGTCCCCGCGGCGGCACCGTGCTGGACGAGCTGTCCGAGGTGCTCTTCGCCCCGCTGCCGCGCAGCGACCAACGGGCCAAGGGTGCCCTGTACCTCCGCGGGCTGATCGCGGCGCAGGGCCGAAAGTCGATCCGGAACATCGCCGCGCAGGTCGGCGGCCCCGAACTGGCGCAGAGCCTGCACCACTTCATCGCCTCCTCCACCTGGGACTGGGAGCCGGTCAGCCGGGCGCTGCAGCGCCATGCCGACAACGAACTGCGGTTCACCGCCTGGGTGGTGCGGGCGGCGCCGGTCCCCAGGAAGGGCCGGTGCGCGATCGGACTGTGGGGGGTGGCCAGCGAGATCACCGTGCCCGTCAGGTGGCACCTGCTGCCGATCGGGGAGGAGCCGGCCGGGTGCGTCGCGACGGCCGCCCGGGTGTGCGACCCGAGCACGATCGGGCCCCGGCCGGTGGTGCTGGACCTCCCGGGGCTCGACCTGCGGCCCGTCTTCGACTGCTACGCCCGGGTGGGCGCGCCGGTGCTGTCCGCCGTGCCCGCCTGTCTGCCGGTGCTGCACCAGGGGACGGGCCGGGGCGGCCGCTCGCTGCCGGCCTCCCGGGTGCTCCAGCTCCACCGGATGCTCCGCCGACCGGTGGAGTGGACTGACCCGGCGACGGGCGCCGTGCGCAGGAGCCTGGTCGGGGGCGTCCAGGTGGAGTGGGCCGGGTATCCGCTGCTGCTGTTGGGGGAGTGGGACGGCCGGCGGGAGCAGCCGGTGCAGTGCTGGCTGACCAATCTGACGGCCACTCCCCTCGCGGTCCTGCTGCGGCTGGCCAAGTTCCCGCAGCGGGTCGAGCGGGACTTCGCCGGTTCCGCCTCGCACGTCGGGGCGCTCGACGACTACGAGGGGCGCGGCTCCGACGGCTGGCACCGGCACATGACCCTGGCGGCGGCCGCGCACGTGGCCCAGGTGGTCGCCGCGGCCCGGGCCAGGGTCCGTCCGTGGACCCACTGCATGGTGTCGATGGAGCGGATGGGCCGTTCCTTCTGA